The following proteins are co-located in the Triticum aestivum cultivar Chinese Spring chromosome 1A, IWGSC CS RefSeq v2.1, whole genome shotgun sequence genome:
- the LOC123182907 gene encoding seed lectin-like, translating into MAELKLCLCSSSDLLVLCFLLLGVHVHHATAISFNYNSFSSGDFREEDDAMVTDGRIELVGDEAGGRARGRVLYKQAAQLWDGVKGETASFTTSFNFSIQSLPGRSSTPGHGMTFFVAPYMPEMPQESYDGCLGLFDEKHVPESGTTAISANASGSASFVAVEFDTHRDAWDPSSRHIGVDVNNVDSRGNFRILPEGSLVDAGVISSTVNYDNATARLNVVLRVSGAEYALGATVDFRSLLPEQVALGFSAATGDAFGSSHTLLSWSFHSTLPTRNGTPLPSTSPSSTKKATLQLRAGVAAAAVLVLLLAVAVAVLLRRASRRNRQPDDKDMLAGDMTPDSLDADGDEFGSSTGPRPIPYASLAAATRNFAEEGKLGQGGSGSVYRGHMKELGGRDVAVKVFLRGASLEGRKEYRSEVTIISRLRHRNFVQLIGWCHGRRRLLLVYELVHNGSLDGYLYSNSKNDVLTWQVR; encoded by the coding sequence ATGGCTGAGCTGAAGCTATGCTTGTGCTCAAGTAGCGATCTCCTCGTCTTGTGCTTCTTGCTCCTCGGTGTACATGTCCATCATGCGACCGCCATCTCGTTCAACTACAACTCCTTCAGCTCCGGTGATTTCCGAGAGGAGGATGACGCGATGGTCACCGACGGCAGGATTGAGCTCGTCGGCGACGAGGCCGGCGGTCGAGCAAGGGGCCGCGTCCTGTACAAGCAGGCGGCGCAGCTCTGGGACGGCGTCAAGGGCGAGACGGCCAGCTTCACCACGAGCTTCAACTTCAGCATCCAGTCCCTGCCTGGCCGGAGCAGCACCCCCGGGCACGGCATGACGTTCTTCGTCGCGCCCTACATGCCCGAAATGCCGCAGGAGTCCTACGACGGCTGCCTTGGGCTCTTCGACGAGAAACATGTTCCGGAAAGCGGGACGACGGCGATCTCCGCCAACGCCTCCGGCAGCGCCAGCTTCGTCGCCGTGGAGTTCGACACCCACCGTGACGCGTgggaccccagcagccggcacaTCGGCGTAGACGTCAACAACGTCGACTCACGCGGCAACTTCAGGATCTTGCCGGAAGGCAGCCTCGTGGACGCCGGCGTGATTTCTTCGACGGTGAACTACGACAACGCCACGGCGAGGCTGAACGTCGTCCTCCGCGTCAGTGGCGCCGAGTATGCCCTCGGCGCTACCGTCGACTTCCGAAGCTTGCTGCCGGAGCAGGTCGCGTTAGGCTTCTCGGCGGCCACCGGTGATGCCTTCGGCAGCAGTCACACGTTACTCTCGTGGTCCTTCCACTCCACGCTCCCGACAAGGAACGGCACTCCCCTCCCATCTACCTCGCCGTCGTCAACCAAGAAGGCCACCCTACAACTCAGAGCCGGGGTTGCCGCCGCGGCCGTGCTGGTGCTCCTGCTCGCGGTCGCCGTGGCGGTGCTGCTCCGGCGTGCGAGCAGGAGAAACAGGCAACCAGACGACAAAGACATGCTCGCCGGCGACATGACTCCGGACTCCCTCGACGCAGACGGCGATGAGTTCGGTTCCAGCACGGGACCCCGGCCGATCCCGTACGCCAGCCTAGCGGCGGCGACGCGGAACTTCGCGGAGGAAGGGAAGCTGGGGCAGGGCGGATCCGGGTCGGTGTACCGGGGCCACATGAAAGAACTCGGCGGCCGCGATGTCGCCGTCAAGGTGTTCCTGCGAGGGGCGTCCTTGGAGGGGAGGAAGGAGTACAGGTCGGAGGTCACCATCATCAGCAGACTGCGCCACCGGAATTTTGTGCAGCTAATCGGCTGGTGCCATGGCCGCAGGCGGCTGCTGCTGGTCTACGAGCTCGTCCACAACGGCAGCCTCGATGGGTACCTCTACAGCAACAGCAAAAACGACGTTCTGACTTGGCAAGTTAG